A DNA window from Streptomyces canus contains the following coding sequences:
- a CDS encoding HAMP domain-containing protein: MRASDLRPLLAAMTAARDGAFRRMPESGDGIVAELTAVFNQLVDRSVHFTGEVNRVKRELVRHGRLDERLSPSPGQGSWTSRVNDVNQLLDALVAPAANATRVLDAVAGGDLTQRVDLHDGNRQLRGDLRRLGRAVNKMVDQLSLFTGEVTRVAREVGTEGRLGGRAKVTGLSGSWRDVTEAVNTMASRLTAQVRDIALVTTAVARGDLTRTVTVEATGELLELKLTVNTMVDQLSAFADEVTRVAREVGTVGQLGGRAQVRGVSGVWKDLTDNVNFMASNLTSQVRNIAQVTTAVANGDLSQKITVDAQGEILELKSTINTMVDQLSAFADEVTRVAREVGTEGNLGGRAQVRGVSGVWKDLTDNVNFMADNLTSQVRNIALVSTAVAQGDLGKKITVEAKGEILELKSTINTMVDQLSAFADEVTRVAREVGTEGNLGGQAQVRGVSGVWKDLTDNVNFMALNLTSQVRNIAQVTTAVANGDLSKKITVDARGEILELKDTVNTMVEQLRAFADEVTRVAREVGTDGRLGGRAQVLGVSGVWRDLTDNVNYMADNLTSQVRNIAQVTTAVANGDLSKKIDVDARGEILELKTAINTMVDTLSSFSSEVTRVAREVGSEGQLGGQARVEGVYGTWKRLTTNVNELASNLTTQVRAIAEVASAVAQGDMSRAITVETQGEVTELKDNINLMVANLRETTRAKDWLESNLARLAALMQGHRDLMEVADLILRELTPLVNAQYGAFFLADPDEDGAALRTTVPAKGLAFIAGYGSAQGATVDTGGMPVHGLVRQAAREKKRILVEEAPPDYIKINSGLGEAAPASVVIIPILFEDKLLGVIELASFSRFSDVHLAFFDQFVNTIGVAINTIIANSRTESLLGESQRLAMQLQERSDELQKQQAELQRSNAELEEKAALLATSSQYKSEFLANMSHELRTPLNSLLILARLLSDNPDGHLSDQEVQFATTIHRSGSDLLQLINDILDLSKIEAGRMDVRPKKLPLIKLLDYVHATFRPLTLDRGLAFEVAVGEDVPREMYSDEQRLQQILRNLLSNAIKFTAGGRVELRVNRIKDPEHVYVRDSDDVVAFAVSDTGIGIAREKLPVIFEAFQQADGTTNRKYGGTGLGLSISREIAGLLGGRIVAESEPGKGSTFTLYVPVVSPGHPATGPTTEDRLLPAPEDLSGEPYPTAHDAEDSWPAPTKLEAWTAGRAGQVLTGRRVLIVDDDIRNVFALTHVLGRVGMPVLYAENGREGIETLERNPDVELVLMDIMMPEMDGYETIAAIRRTARWSGLPIVALTAKAMPGDREKSIARGANDYVPKPVDVDQLLTVVWALLDPEGAQTEERTDAEEAVVPPTDD; this comes from the coding sequence ATGCGAGCATCGGACCTGCGCCCTCTGCTCGCCGCGATGACCGCGGCCCGGGACGGCGCCTTCCGCCGGATGCCGGAGTCCGGGGACGGGATCGTGGCCGAGCTGACGGCCGTCTTCAACCAGCTGGTGGACCGCAGTGTCCACTTCACCGGCGAGGTCAACCGTGTGAAGCGGGAGCTGGTGCGGCACGGCCGACTCGACGAGCGGCTCTCCCCCAGTCCGGGGCAGGGGTCGTGGACCTCCCGGGTCAACGACGTGAACCAGCTGCTCGACGCCCTGGTGGCCCCGGCCGCCAACGCGACCCGGGTCCTGGATGCGGTGGCCGGCGGCGATCTGACCCAGCGGGTCGATCTGCACGACGGCAACCGGCAGTTGCGCGGTGATCTACGACGTCTCGGCCGGGCCGTGAACAAGATGGTCGACCAGCTCTCCCTGTTCACCGGCGAGGTGACCCGGGTGGCCCGCGAGGTCGGCACCGAGGGGCGGCTGGGCGGGCGGGCCAAGGTGACGGGTCTGTCGGGCAGCTGGCGGGACGTGACCGAGGCGGTCAACACCATGGCGTCCCGGCTGACCGCGCAGGTCCGGGACATCGCCCTGGTGACCACGGCGGTGGCCCGCGGCGATCTGACCCGTACGGTCACGGTCGAGGCGACGGGCGAGCTGCTCGAACTGAAGCTGACCGTGAACACGATGGTCGACCAGCTCTCCGCCTTCGCCGACGAGGTCACCCGGGTGGCCCGCGAGGTCGGCACCGTGGGGCAGTTGGGCGGCCGGGCCCAGGTACGCGGGGTGTCCGGGGTCTGGAAGGACCTCACCGACAACGTCAACTTCATGGCGTCGAACCTGACGTCGCAGGTGCGCAACATCGCGCAGGTCACCACGGCCGTGGCCAACGGCGACCTGTCCCAGAAGATCACCGTCGACGCGCAGGGCGAGATCCTGGAGCTGAAGTCCACCATCAACACGATGGTCGACCAGCTCTCCGCCTTCGCGGACGAGGTGACGAGGGTCGCGCGCGAGGTCGGCACCGAGGGCAATCTCGGTGGGCGAGCTCAAGTGCGGGGCGTGAGTGGCGTCTGGAAGGACCTCACCGACAACGTCAACTTCATGGCGGACAACCTGACCTCGCAGGTCCGCAACATCGCGCTGGTGTCGACGGCGGTGGCCCAGGGCGACCTCGGCAAGAAGATCACGGTCGAGGCCAAGGGCGAGATCCTCGAGCTGAAGTCGACGATCAACACGATGGTGGACCAGCTGTCGGCCTTCGCCGACGAGGTCACCCGCGTGGCCCGCGAGGTCGGCACCGAAGGAAATCTGGGCGGTCAGGCGCAGGTGCGGGGCGTGTCGGGTGTCTGGAAGGATCTGACGGACAACGTCAACTTCATGGCCCTGAACCTGACGTCTCAGGTGCGGAACATCGCCCAGGTCACCACGGCCGTGGCCAACGGCGACCTGTCGAAGAAGATCACGGTCGACGCCCGCGGCGAGATCCTCGAACTGAAGGACACCGTCAACACGATGGTGGAACAGCTGAGGGCCTTCGCCGACGAGGTCACCCGCGTGGCCCGCGAGGTCGGCACCGACGGCCGGCTCGGCGGGCGGGCCCAGGTGCTGGGTGTCTCCGGGGTCTGGCGGGATCTGACCGACAACGTCAACTACATGGCCGACAACCTGACGTCGCAGGTGCGGAACATCGCCCAGGTGACGACCGCGGTGGCCAACGGTGACCTCTCCAAGAAGATCGACGTGGACGCGCGCGGCGAGATCCTGGAGCTGAAGACCGCCATCAACACCATGGTCGACACGCTCTCCTCCTTCTCCTCCGAGGTCACCCGCGTGGCCCGCGAGGTGGGTTCCGAAGGCCAGCTCGGCGGCCAGGCACGGGTCGAGGGCGTGTACGGCACCTGGAAGCGGCTGACGACGAACGTCAACGAGCTGGCGTCCAACCTGACCACCCAGGTCCGGGCGATCGCCGAGGTCGCCTCCGCGGTGGCCCAGGGCGACATGTCCCGCGCCATCACCGTGGAGACCCAGGGCGAGGTCACCGAGCTCAAGGACAACATCAACCTGATGGTGGCCAACCTCCGCGAGACGACCCGGGCCAAGGACTGGCTGGAGTCGAACCTCGCGCGCCTGGCCGCCCTGATGCAGGGCCACCGGGACCTGATGGAGGTCGCCGACCTGATCCTGCGCGAGCTGACCCCGCTGGTGAACGCCCAGTACGGGGCGTTCTTCCTGGCCGACCCGGACGAGGACGGCGCCGCTCTGCGCACCACCGTTCCCGCAAAGGGACTCGCGTTCATCGCGGGCTACGGCTCGGCGCAGGGCGCGACCGTCGACACCGGCGGCATGCCGGTCCACGGCCTGGTGCGCCAGGCGGCCCGCGAGAAGAAGCGCATCCTGGTGGAGGAGGCCCCGCCGGACTACATCAAGATCAACAGCGGTCTGGGCGAGGCCGCTCCGGCGAGCGTCGTGATCATCCCGATCCTCTTCGAGGACAAGCTCCTCGGCGTGATCGAGCTGGCGTCCTTCTCCCGCTTCTCCGATGTCCACCTGGCCTTCTTCGACCAGTTCGTGAACACCATCGGCGTCGCCATCAACACGATCATCGCCAACTCCCGCACCGAGTCCCTGCTGGGCGAGTCCCAGCGCCTGGCGATGCAGCTCCAGGAGCGCTCGGACGAACTCCAGAAGCAGCAGGCGGAGTTGCAGCGCTCGAACGCAGAACTGGAGGAGAAGGCGGCCCTGTTGGCCACGTCGTCGCAGTACAAGTCGGAGTTCCTGGCGAACATGTCGCACGAACTGCGCACGCCGCTGAACTCCCTGCTGATCCTGGCGAGGCTCCTCTCCGACAACCCCGACGGCCATCTCTCCGACCAGGAGGTGCAGTTCGCGACGACGATCCACCGGTCGGGCTCGGACCTGCTCCAACTGATCAACGACATCCTGGACCTGTCGAAGATCGAGGCCGGCCGGATGGACGTACGCCCGAAGAAGCTGCCGCTGATCAAGCTGCTGGACTACGTCCACGCGACCTTCCGCCCGCTCACCCTGGACCGGGGGCTCGCCTTCGAGGTGGCGGTGGGCGAGGACGTGCCGCGCGAGATGTACTCGGACGAACAGAGGCTCCAGCAGATCCTGCGCAACCTGCTCTCCAACGCGATCAAGTTCACCGCCGGCGGCCGGGTCGAGCTGCGCGTGAACCGCATCAAGGATCCCGAGCACGTGTACGTCCGCGACAGCGACGACGTGGTCGCCTTCGCGGTCTCCGACACCGGCATCGGCATCGCACGGGAGAAACTCCCGGTGATCTTCGAAGCGTTCCAGCAGGCCGACGGCACGACCAACCGCAAGTACGGCGGCACGGGGCTCGGTCTGTCCATCAGCCGGGAGATCGCGGGCCTGCTGGGCGGCCGTATCGTCGCGGAGAGCGAACCCGGCAAGGGCTCCACCTTCACCCTCTACGTCCCCGTCGTCAGCCCCGGGCACCCGGCGACCGGCCCGACCACCGAGGACCGTCTCCTGCCGGCCCCGGAGGACCTGTCCGGCGAGCCCTACCCGACCGCCCACGACGCCGAGGACTCATGGCCGGCCCCCACCAAGCTGGAGGCGTGGACGGCGGGCCGGGCAGGACAGGTGCTGACGGGACGCCGGGTGCTGATCGTCGACGACGACATCCGCAACGTCTTCGCCCTCACCCATGTGCTGGGCCGGGTCGGCATGCCGGTCCTGTACGCGGAGAACGGCCGCGAGGGCATCGAGACCCTGGAGCGCAACCCGGATGTGGAACTCGTGCTGATGGACATCATGATGCCGGAGATGGACGGCTACGAGACCATCGCCGCCATCCGCCGCACCGCGCGCTGGTCCGGACTGCCCATCGTCGCGCTCACCGCGAAGGCGATGCCCGGAGACCGTGAGAAATCGATCGCGCGCGGCGCCAACGACTACGTACCCAAGCCGGTGGACGTCGACCAGCTGCTGACCGTCGTCTGGGCACTCCTGGACCCCGAGGGGGCTCAGACGGAGGAGCGGACCGACGCAGAGGAAGCGGTGGTCCCACCCACCGACGACTGA
- a CDS encoding response regulator produces the protein MSSAEARIDESAGILLVDDMEDNLIALEAVLGSLNEPLIRARSGEEAMKALLRRRFALVLLDVRMPGMDGFETAAHIKRLDQTKDVPIIFLTGAEDDSGYAFRGYATGAADYLTKPFDPWVLRAKVSVFLDLHRKNQQLERLLARQRTDYQEVSKQLDELEQELTEPQRTRIKELRHLLEKR, from the coding sequence ATGAGCAGCGCCGAGGCAAGGATCGACGAGAGCGCGGGCATCCTCCTGGTCGACGACATGGAGGACAACCTGATCGCACTGGAGGCCGTCCTGGGATCCCTCAACGAACCACTGATCCGCGCCCGTTCGGGCGAGGAGGCGATGAAGGCCCTGCTCCGCCGCCGGTTCGCCCTGGTCCTCCTGGACGTCCGCATGCCGGGCATGGACGGCTTCGAGACGGCGGCGCACATCAAGCGCCTGGACCAGACGAAGGACGTCCCGATCATCTTCCTCACGGGCGCGGAGGACGACTCCGGCTACGCCTTCCGCGGCTACGCGACGGGCGCCGCGGACTACCTGACCAAGCCGTTCGACCCCTGGGTGCTCCGCGCGAAGGTCAGCGTGTTCCTGGACCTGCACAGGAAGAACCAGCAGCTGGAGCGACTGCTGGCACGGCAACGGACGGACTACCAGGAGGTGAGCAAACAACTTGACGAGTTGGAGCAGGAGTTGACGGAACCTCAGCGCACGAGGATCAAGGAACTCCGGCACCTTCTGGAGAAACGGTGA
- a CDS encoding AMP-dependent synthetase/ligase yields MSDTQTLIENRPPSVATVFLERVAATPDAEAYRYPVPAASGQGPDDWKSLSWAQAAERVYAIAAGLIELGVQPEQRVALASSTRIEWILVDLGIMCAGAATTTVYPQTNADESAFILSDSESRVLIAEDAAQLAKAVEKRGELPALTHVVVIDPAGVETADWILTLSELEARGAARLEKDPELIKERVGAITKDQLATLIYTSGTTGRPKGVRLPHDNWAYMAKATAATGLISSEDVQYLWLPLAHVFGKVLTSGQIEVGHVTAVDGRVDKIIENLPVVQPTYMAAVPRIFEKVYNGVAAKARAGGGAKYKIFQWAAEVGREYAKTAQDTFRRTGVASAPFGLSAKHKVADALVFSKIREAFGGNLRACVSGSAALAPEIGYFFAGAGIHILEGYGLTESSAASFVNPGEAYRTGTVGKPLPGTEVRIADDGEILLRGPGIMEGYHGLPEKTAEVLEADGWFHTGDIGELSPDGYLRITDRKKDLIKTSGGKYIAPAEVEGQFKAVCPYVSNILVHGADRNFCTALIALDEVSILEWAKENGLEGKSYAEVVAAPATVSMVEGYVKQLNEGLQRWQTIKKFRLLPRDLDVEHGEITPSLKLKRPVVEREYKHLIDEMYAGSREA; encoded by the coding sequence GTGAGCGACACACAGACACTGATCGAGAACCGTCCGCCGAGTGTGGCGACCGTCTTCCTGGAGCGCGTTGCGGCCACGCCGGACGCCGAGGCGTACCGGTACCCGGTGCCGGCGGCCTCCGGGCAGGGCCCGGACGACTGGAAGTCGCTCAGCTGGGCGCAGGCCGCGGAGCGGGTGTACGCCATCGCGGCCGGGCTGATCGAACTGGGAGTGCAGCCGGAGCAGCGAGTCGCCCTCGCCTCCTCGACCCGGATCGAGTGGATCCTCGTGGACCTCGGCATCATGTGCGCCGGCGCCGCCACGACCACGGTCTACCCGCAGACCAACGCCGACGAGTCGGCGTTCATCCTCTCCGACTCCGAGAGCCGGGTGCTGATCGCGGAGGACGCGGCCCAGCTCGCCAAGGCGGTCGAGAAACGCGGCGAACTGCCCGCCCTCACCCATGTCGTGGTGATCGACCCGGCCGGTGTCGAGACCGCCGACTGGATCCTGACCCTCTCCGAGCTGGAGGCCCGTGGTGCCGCCCGCCTCGAGAAGGACCCCGAGCTGATCAAGGAGCGGGTCGGCGCGATCACCAAGGACCAGCTCGCGACGCTGATCTACACCTCCGGCACCACCGGCCGTCCCAAGGGTGTACGGCTGCCCCACGACAACTGGGCCTACATGGCGAAGGCGACCGCCGCGACCGGCCTGATCAGCAGCGAGGACGTGCAGTACCTGTGGCTGCCGCTCGCCCACGTCTTCGGCAAGGTGCTCACCTCCGGGCAGATCGAGGTCGGTCACGTCACCGCCGTCGACGGCCGCGTCGACAAGATCATCGAGAATCTGCCGGTCGTGCAGCCGACGTACATGGCGGCCGTCCCGCGCATCTTCGAGAAGGTCTACAACGGGGTCGCCGCGAAGGCCCGTGCGGGCGGCGGCGCCAAGTACAAGATCTTCCAGTGGGCGGCCGAGGTGGGCCGTGAGTACGCCAAGACCGCCCAGGACACCTTCCGGCGCACCGGGGTCGCGTCCGCGCCGTTCGGGCTGAGCGCCAAGCACAAGGTGGCCGACGCGCTGGTCTTCTCGAAGATCCGGGAGGCGTTCGGCGGTAACCTGCGGGCGTGTGTCTCCGGGTCCGCGGCGCTCGCACCCGAGATCGGGTACTTCTTCGCCGGCGCCGGCATCCACATCCTCGAGGGCTACGGCCTCACGGAGTCCTCGGCGGCCTCCTTCGTGAACCCGGGCGAGGCCTACCGCACCGGTACGGTCGGCAAGCCGCTGCCCGGCACGGAGGTCCGTATCGCGGATGACGGGGAGATCCTGCTGCGGGGCCCGGGGATCATGGAGGGGTACCACGGGCTGCCCGAGAAGACCGCCGAGGTTCTCGAGGCCGACGGGTGGTTCCACACCGGGGACATCGGTGAGCTGTCGCCCGACGGGTATCTGCGGATCACCGACCGCAAGAAGGACCTCATCAAGACGTCCGGCGGCAAGTACATCGCGCCCGCCGAGGTCGAGGGGCAGTTCAAGGCGGTGTGCCCGTACGTGTCCAACATCCTGGTGCACGGTGCGGACCGGAACTTCTGCACGGCGCTCATCGCGCTGGACGAGGTCTCGATTCTCGAGTGGGCCAAGGAGAACGGGCTCGAAGGGAAGTCGTACGCGGAGGTCGTCGCCGCGCCCGCCACGGTGTCCATGGTCGAGGGCTATGTGAAGCAGCTCAACGAGGGGCTTCAGCGGTGGCAGACGATCAAGAAGTTCCGGTTGCTGCCGAGGGACCTGGACGTGGAGCACGGTGAGATCACGCCGAGTCTGAAGCTGAAGCGGCCTGTTGTGGAGCGGGAGTACAAGCACCTCATCGACGAGATGTACGCGGGGTCTCGGGAGGCGTAG
- the lepA gene encoding translation elongation factor 4 gives MPAIPSHVPEPSRTDPALIRNFCIIAHIDHGKSTLADRMLQLTGVVEQRQMRAQYLDRMDIERERGITIKSQAVRLPWAPTHDKTNTHILNMIDTPGHVDFTYEVSRSLAACEGTVLLVDAAQGIEAQTLANLYLAMENDLKIIPVLNKIDLPAAQPEKFSEELANLIGCDPEDVLKVSAKTGLGVEALLDKVVAEVPAPIGVQDAPARAMIFDSVYDSYRGVVTYVRVIDGQLNKRERIRMMSTNATHELLEIGTNSPEMLSADGLGVGEVGYIITGVKDVRQSKVGDTITTLNKGATEALGGYKDPKPMVFSGLYPLDGSDYPELRDALDKLQLNDAALVYEPETSAALGFGFRVGFLGLLHLDVIRERLEREFGLDLIATAPNVVYRVLMEDGTEHTVTNPSEFPEGKISEVYEPVVRATILAPSEFIGSIMELCQTRRGTLLGMDYLSEDRVEIRYTLPLAEIVFDFFDQLKSKTRGYASLDYEPTGELASSLVKVDILLHGDKVDAFSAITHKDAAYAYGVRLVAKLRELIPRQAFEVPIQAAIGSRVIARETIRAIRKDVLAKCYGGDISRKRKLLEKQKEGKKRMKMVGSVEVPQEAFIAVLSSDDSAGSGKGKK, from the coding sequence GTGCCCGCGATCCCCAGCCACGTGCCCGAGCCGAGCCGTACCGACCCGGCTCTGATCCGCAACTTCTGCATCATCGCGCACATCGACCACGGCAAGTCCACGCTCGCCGACCGGATGCTCCAGCTGACCGGCGTGGTCGAGCAGCGCCAGATGCGTGCTCAGTACCTCGACCGCATGGACATCGAGCGTGAGCGCGGAATCACGATCAAGTCACAGGCGGTGCGTCTGCCGTGGGCCCCGACCCACGACAAGACCAACACGCACATCCTCAACATGATCGACACCCCGGGGCACGTCGACTTCACCTACGAGGTCTCGCGGTCGCTCGCCGCCTGTGAGGGCACCGTCCTCCTCGTCGACGCCGCCCAGGGCATCGAGGCCCAGACCCTCGCCAACCTCTACCTGGCGATGGAGAACGACCTCAAGATCATCCCCGTACTGAACAAGATCGACCTGCCGGCCGCCCAGCCGGAGAAGTTCTCCGAGGAACTCGCCAACCTCATCGGCTGCGACCCCGAGGACGTGCTCAAGGTCTCCGCCAAGACCGGGCTCGGCGTCGAGGCGCTGCTCGACAAGGTGGTGGCGGAGGTTCCCGCCCCGATCGGCGTCCAGGACGCTCCGGCCCGCGCGATGATCTTCGACTCCGTCTACGACTCCTACCGGGGCGTGGTGACGTACGTACGAGTCATCGACGGACAGCTCAACAAGCGCGAGCGCATCCGGATGATGTCCACGAACGCCACGCACGAACTGCTGGAGATCGGGACCAACTCGCCGGAGATGCTCTCCGCCGACGGTCTCGGCGTCGGCGAGGTGGGCTACATCATCACCGGCGTGAAGGACGTCCGCCAGTCCAAGGTCGGTGACACGATCACCACCCTGAACAAGGGGGCGACCGAGGCGCTCGGCGGTTACAAGGACCCCAAGCCGATGGTCTTCTCGGGCCTGTATCCGCTGGACGGCTCCGACTACCCCGAGCTGCGCGACGCCCTCGACAAGCTCCAGCTCAACGACGCCGCCCTCGTCTACGAGCCGGAGACCTCCGCCGCCCTCGGCTTCGGCTTCCGCGTCGGCTTCCTCGGCCTGCTGCACCTCGACGTGATCCGGGAGCGGCTGGAGCGCGAGTTCGGCCTCGACCTGATCGCCACGGCCCCGAACGTGGTCTACCGCGTCCTCATGGAGGACGGCACCGAGCACACCGTCACCAACCCGAGCGAGTTCCCGGAGGGGAAGATCAGTGAGGTGTACGAGCCCGTCGTACGCGCCACGATCCTTGCCCCGTCCGAGTTCATCGGCTCGATCATGGAGCTGTGCCAGACCCGGCGCGGCACCCTGCTCGGCATGGACTACCTGTCCGAGGACCGGGTCGAGATCCGCTACACGCTTCCGCTCGCGGAGATCGTCTTCGACTTCTTCGACCAGCTGAAGTCGAAGACGCGCGGTTACGCGTCGCTGGACTACGAGCCCACCGGCGAGCTGGCCTCCAGCCTGGTCAAGGTCGACATCCTGCTGCACGGCGACAAGGTGGACGCGTTCTCGGCGATCACGCACAAGGACGCGGCCTACGCCTACGGTGTGCGGCTCGTCGCCAAGCTGCGCGAGCTCATCCCGCGGCAGGCCTTCGAGGTGCCCATCCAGGCCGCCATCGGCTCCCGGGTCATCGCCCGCGAGACCATCCGCGCCATCCGCAAGGACGTCCTCGCCAAGTGCTACGGCGGTGACATCTCCCGTAAGCGGAAGCTCCTTGAGAAGCAGAAGGAAGGCAAGAAGCGGATGAAGATGGTGGGTTCCGTGGAGGTTCCGCAGGAGGCCTTCATCGCCGTGCTCTCCAGCGATGACAGCGCGGGGTCGGGCAAGGGCAAGAAGTAA
- the rpsT gene encoding 30S ribosomal protein S20 — MANIKSQIKRIKTNEKARLRNKAVKSSLKTAIRKAREAAAAGDAEKATEYQRAAARALDKAVSKGVIHKNQAANKKAALASKVAGVQG, encoded by the coding sequence GTGGCGAACATCAAGTCCCAGATCAAGCGGATCAAGACCAACGAGAAGGCCCGGCTGCGCAACAAGGCCGTCAAGTCCTCCCTGAAGACCGCGATCCGCAAGGCCCGTGAGGCCGCTGCCGCGGGTGACGCCGAGAAGGCCACCGAGTACCAGCGCGCTGCTGCGCGTGCGCTCGACAAGGCCGTCTCCAAGGGCGTCATCCACAAGAACCAGGCCGCCAACAAGAAGGCGGCGCTTGCTTCGAAGGTCGCCGGCGTCCAGGGCTGA
- a CDS encoding nuclear transport factor 2 family protein, producing MAEHPHAVLVRKGFEAFMRGDLDTLRELIAKDATHHVPGSHPLSGDFKGQDAIIDMYQRLGQETGGSMRLEMLGIAVDGRGHAVGMCRFTAERKGRRLDDTGCIVFRIVGDKVTDLDECVEDIDKNNEFWAD from the coding sequence ATGGCTGAGCATCCGCACGCAGTGCTCGTTCGCAAGGGGTTCGAGGCGTTCATGCGGGGGGATCTGGACACCCTGCGGGAGTTGATCGCGAAGGACGCCACGCATCACGTGCCCGGCAGTCACCCGCTCTCGGGGGACTTCAAGGGGCAGGACGCGATCATCGACATGTATCAGAGGCTCGGGCAGGAGACCGGCGGGTCGATGCGTCTGGAGATGCTCGGGATCGCCGTGGACGGGCGTGGTCACGCCGTCGGGATGTGCCGGTTCACGGCCGAGCGGAAGGGCCGGCGTCTGGACGACACCGGGTGCATCGTCTTCCGGATCGTCGGGGACAAGGTCACCGATCTCGACGAGTGCGTCGAGGACATCGACAAGAACAATGAGTTCTGGGCGGACTGA
- a CDS encoding IS630 family transposase (programmed frameshift), producing MRYAQGGGLTAERRAFREGVRREAGERFVRGEKTSVIAKDLRVSERSVERWRRAWREGGATALASSGPAKSPKISEAQFAVLEEELGRGSAAHGWEDQRWTLERVKTAIARKFHVTCSISGVWRLLHRHGWSWQSPALRALERDELAVGLWKKDVAAGGSTAAALGAYIVFEDEAGFAMTPPHARTWSRRGRTPVVRVRGRSRRRISIAALACYKPGERSRLIYRPRFHLPWKGARKSFAWTDYRDLAVRAHLQLGAPIVLVWDNLNTHRAVGMRQYAADHDWLTICQLPSYAPDLNPVEGIWSLLRRGALANVAFTDPDHLTRTLRRALSQIQHRPDLIDGCLTETGLTITPNLTLIRKASVPVNRPPVRA from the exons ATGCGATACGCGCAGGGAGGGGGCCTGACTGCTGAGCGGCGGGCCTTTCGTGAGGGTGTCCGGCGGGAGGCCGGCGAGCGGTTCGTGCGGGGTGAGAAGACCTCGGTGATCGCGAAGGATTTGCGGGTGAGCGAGCGGTCGGTGGAGCGGTGGCGTCGTGCCTGGCGCGAGGGTGGAGCGACGGCGCTGGCGTCCTCAGGCCCGGCGAAATCACCCAAAATATCCGAGGCGCAGTTCGCCGTGCTGGAGGAGGAACTCGGCAGGGGGTCGGCCGCGCACGGCTGGGAAGACCAGCGGTGGACGCTGGAACGCGTCAAGACGGCGATCGCCCGCAAGTTCCATGTCACCTGCTCGATCTCGGGGGTGTGGCGGCTGCTGCACCGGCACGGCTGGTCCTGGCAGAGCCCGGCCCTCCGGGCGCTCGAGCGCGACGAACTCGCCGTGGGGTTGTGGAAGAAAGAC GTGGCCGCAGGTGGAAGCACCGCGGCGGCGCTCGGGGCCTACATCGTCTTCGAGGACGAGGCCGGGTTCGCGATGACGCCGCCGCATGCCCGAACCTGGAGCCGGCGCGGACGCACTCCCGTGGTGCGGGTCCGTGGCCGGTCCCGGCGTCGGATCTCGATCGCCGCGCTGGCCTGCTACAAGCCCGGCGAGAGGTCCCGGCTTATCTACCGTCCGCGCTTCCACCTGCCCTGGAAGGGCGCCCGCAAGAGCTTCGCCTGGACCGACTACCGCGACCTCGCCGTCCGCGCTCACCTGCAGCTCGGCGCCCCCATCGTTCTGGTCTGGGACAATCTGAACACTCACCGGGCAGTTGGGATGCGCCAATACGCCGCCGACCACGACTGGCTCACCATCTGCCAGCTCCCCAGTTACGCACCCGATCTCAACCCGGTGGAAGGGATCTGGTCGTTACTTCGGCGCGGAGCCCTGGCCAACGTCGCCTTCACCGACCCCGACCACCTCACCCGCACCCTGCGCCGGGCACTGAGCCAGATCCAGCACCGCCCCGACCTCATCGACGGCTGCCTGACAGAGACCGGACTGACCATCACCCCAAATCTGACGCTAATACGAAAAGCTTCAGTACCCGTGAACCGGCCGCCCGTGAGGGCATGA